The following proteins come from a genomic window of Tepidiforma thermophila:
- the dapA gene encoding 4-hydroxy-tetrahydrodipicolinate synthase, which yields MAELGRLLTAMVTPYTDDGAVNLPMARKLARMLVENGNDGVVVTGTTGEAPLLSDDEKYALWSEVKQELGGATVVAGAGTNDTRHSIRLAKLAERAGADAILAVVPYYLKPSQEGIYQHFRAIAESTSLPVILYNVPGRVGVGMTVETILRCAELPNVVGNKEANGDLRHTAAVMEAAPGFKIWSGNDNDNFHLWCMGAWGAISVTAHIVARQQKAMLEAVLAGRLPEAAAIHMALCRVTDACFLNGSPSTIRYVLRQLGFAIGAPRLPVVEPDEAVGAKVMAELRRHRLDVPVPA from the coding sequence ATGGCTGAACTGGGACGTTTGCTGACGGCGATGGTGACGCCCTACACGGACGACGGTGCGGTGAACCTGCCGATGGCGCGGAAGCTCGCGCGGATGCTTGTCGAGAATGGGAACGACGGCGTGGTGGTGACCGGGACGACGGGCGAGGCGCCGCTGCTGAGCGACGACGAGAAGTACGCACTCTGGTCGGAGGTGAAGCAGGAGCTGGGCGGGGCGACGGTGGTGGCGGGGGCCGGGACGAACGACACGCGGCACTCGATTCGCCTTGCGAAGCTGGCCGAGCGGGCGGGAGCCGATGCGATCCTCGCGGTGGTGCCGTACTACCTGAAGCCGTCGCAGGAGGGGATCTACCAGCACTTCCGGGCGATTGCGGAGAGCACGAGCCTGCCGGTGATCCTGTACAACGTGCCGGGTCGCGTCGGGGTTGGGATGACGGTGGAGACCATCCTGCGGTGCGCCGAGCTGCCGAACGTGGTGGGGAATAAGGAGGCGAACGGCGACCTGCGTCACACGGCGGCAGTGATGGAGGCTGCGCCGGGCTTCAAAATCTGGAGCGGGAACGACAACGACAACTTCCACCTGTGGTGCATGGGGGCGTGGGGCGCGATCAGCGTGACGGCGCACATCGTGGCGCGGCAGCAGAAGGCGATGCTGGAGGCGGTGCTGGCGGGGCGGCTCCCGGAGGCTGCGGCGATCCACATGGCGCTCTGCCGGGTGACGGACGCCTGCTTCCTGAACGGGAGCCCGAGCACCATCCGGTACGTGCTGCGTCAGCTGGGCTTCGCCATTGGGGCGCCGCGGCTGCCGGTGGTTGAGCCGGACGAGGCGGTGGGGGCGAAGGTGATGGCGGAGCTGCGGCGGCACCGGCTGGATGTGCCGGTGCCGGCCTGA
- a CDS encoding sigma-70 family RNA polymerase sigma factor, which produces MQKVKAKGAFTPPVKPFAPITPRCIIPLQKGTPRAMDGNPTPAGIRNIDRTVEFARPADAALADRTDWPDETLMLAILERDQHAFAVLYDRYVDLVYSAAYRILGDPGLAEDTTQDVFVRLWRRPETFIAERGRFISWLMSVTRNRALDEVRARGRRWKREGSPLGDPAESAEPVFNVADLDPGTTAELNEARAAVRRALNELPPDQRRALELAYFGGLTQQQIAAVLHEPLGTIKTRIRLGMQKLRRCLERSR; this is translated from the coding sequence GTGCAGAAGGTAAAGGCAAAAGGCGCCTTCACACCACCGGTGAAGCCGTTCGCGCCCATCACGCCGCGGTGTATTATCCCCCTGCAGAAAGGAACACCCCGCGCGATGGATGGCAATCCGACACCCGCCGGTATACGTAACATCGATCGAACGGTCGAATTCGCGCGCCCTGCCGATGCCGCGCTCGCCGACCGCACCGATTGGCCGGACGAAACCCTCATGCTCGCCATCCTCGAACGCGACCAGCACGCCTTCGCCGTCCTCTACGACCGCTACGTCGACCTCGTCTACTCCGCCGCCTACCGCATCCTCGGCGACCCCGGCCTCGCCGAAGACACCACCCAGGACGTCTTCGTCCGCCTCTGGCGCCGCCCCGAAACCTTCATCGCCGAGCGCGGCCGCTTCATCAGCTGGCTCATGAGCGTCACCCGCAACCGCGCCCTCGACGAAGTCCGCGCCCGGGGCCGCCGCTGGAAGCGCGAGGGCAGCCCCCTCGGCGACCCGGCCGAATCCGCCGAGCCCGTCTTCAACGTCGCCGACCTCGACCCAGGCACTACCGCCGAGCTGAACGAAGCCCGCGCCGCCGTTCGCCGCGCCCTCAACGAGCTCCCGCCAGACCAGCGCCGCGCGCTCGAACTCGCCTACTTCGGCGGCCTCACCCAGCAGCAGATCGCCGCCGTCCTCCACGAGCCGCTCGGTACCATCAAAACCCGCATCCGCCTCGGCATGCAGAAACTCCGCCGCTGCCTTGAACGCTCCCGGTAG
- a CDS encoding DUF433 domain-containing protein → MSKLDWREYIEVDAAVLGGRPVVRGTRIAVQEVLDAVDRGEEIATILGTFPQLTREAVLAVIQFRLAHQYVQERKHAERRRPPFAPGPG, encoded by the coding sequence ATGAGCAAGCTGGACTGGCGGGAGTACATCGAGGTGGATGCTGCCGTGCTGGGCGGCCGGCCGGTGGTCCGCGGGACGCGGATTGCGGTCCAGGAGGTGCTGGATGCGGTGGACCGGGGCGAGGAGATTGCGACGATTCTCGGGACCTTTCCGCAGCTGACGCGGGAGGCGGTGCTGGCGGTGATCCAGTTCCGGCTGGCGCACCAGTACGTGCAGGAGCGGAAGCACGCGGAGCGGCGCCGGCCTCCGTTCGCGCCGGGCCCGGGCTGA
- a CDS encoding DUF2007 domain-containing protein yields the protein MPADRWEVVWRGATEVDAELTAGQLRAAGIPALVEGSATPYRAAAFPLGGTWLIRVPAEAIEPARALLEEVGEGPNLEAGEGGDLLDANQRATLKAAGFGLAVLGIVTLLLLIREAAG from the coding sequence ATGCCGGCGGACCGGTGGGAGGTGGTGTGGCGGGGTGCGACGGAGGTTGATGCGGAGCTGACGGCGGGCCAGCTGCGGGCGGCGGGCATCCCGGCGCTGGTTGAGGGTTCGGCGACGCCGTACCGGGCTGCGGCATTTCCGCTGGGCGGCACGTGGCTGATCCGCGTGCCGGCAGAGGCCATCGAGCCGGCGCGGGCGCTGCTGGAGGAGGTGGGGGAGGGGCCGAACCTCGAGGCGGGGGAGGGCGGGGACTTGCTCGACGCGAACCAGCGGGCCACGCTGAAGGCTGCAGGATTCGGGCTGGCGGTGCTGGGCATCGTCACCCTGCTGCTGCTGATTCGGGAGGCTGCGGGATGA
- a CDS encoding anti-sigma factor domain-containing protein — MDAPHITQEQADEYAIGALEPELARAIAIHLAECTGCREMVREAERIAALLAASQPLRRASPRLRNRVFTAAGIRKPGPAWRALTIGRAAAGLAAIIIAVGAFSGMLGLRTQVNALRSQNADLQRQIDEALSQKVALAALTQKLEDQEAVAAELRETLKSDSELFIALISPNSQVAAVVSVSPERGSIGRLVWDEDQKRVWFVASQLRQLPPGETYQLWVNSGGRYYSLGTFAPDEAGFARYETRVPEGITSYDTAVVTIERAGGSPVREGPTVFFVTDLSRLTRN; from the coding sequence ATGGACGCCCCGCACATCACCCAGGAACAGGCCGACGAGTACGCCATCGGTGCGCTCGAACCCGAACTCGCGCGCGCCATCGCCATCCATCTCGCCGAATGCACCGGCTGCCGCGAGATGGTCCGCGAAGCCGAGCGCATCGCCGCCCTCCTCGCCGCCAGCCAGCCGCTCCGCCGGGCCTCGCCCCGCCTCCGCAATCGAGTCTTCACCGCTGCCGGCATCCGCAAACCCGGCCCCGCCTGGCGCGCCCTCACCATCGGCCGCGCCGCCGCAGGGCTGGCCGCCATCATCATCGCCGTCGGCGCGTTCTCCGGCATGCTCGGGCTCCGCACCCAGGTCAATGCCCTCCGCTCCCAGAACGCCGACCTCCAGCGCCAGATCGACGAAGCCCTCTCCCAGAAGGTCGCCCTCGCAGCTCTCACCCAGAAGCTCGAAGACCAGGAAGCCGTCGCTGCCGAACTTCGCGAAACGCTCAAGTCCGACTCCGAGCTCTTCATCGCCCTGATCTCGCCCAACAGCCAGGTCGCCGCTGTCGTCTCCGTCTCCCCTGAGCGCGGCTCCATCGGCCGCCTCGTCTGGGACGAAGACCAAAAGCGCGTCTGGTTCGTCGCCAGCCAGCTCCGCCAGCTGCCGCCCGGCGAAACCTACCAGCTCTGGGTCAACTCTGGCGGCCGCTACTACTCCCTCGGCACCTTCGCCCCCGATGAGGCCGGCTTCGCCCGCTACGAAACTCGCGTCCCCGAAGGCATCACCAGCTACGACACCGCCGTCGTCACCATCGAACGCGCCGGCGGCTCACCCGTCCGCGAAGGCCCGACCGTCTTCTTCGTGACCGACCTCTCCCGCCTCACCCGCAACTGA